DNA from Vicia villosa cultivar HV-30 ecotype Madison, WI unplaced genomic scaffold, Vvil1.0 ctg.000739F_1_1, whole genome shotgun sequence:
caaacgacattttccggaaaagtttctaacatcaaagttgttcctctcatggaggagaacaactttgtagttggacactttttcatttgaagcttgtataaaGAGTTAgagtggtgtgaagttgctggaaactcatttgaatcaagtcacattccaggtcaccagtcaggtcacgacctggcattttcacaaacacatggcatgccaaatctccagtcaTTTTTAGAGCTGTACAGAAGTGATATGaacgcaaacttggtatcattctcttctttgccatgTCATCTATCCATagaaacaagaattgggacaattgagcaaatatttagtgagatacaagccttcaaagtagtgccccaaccctgaccaaatcctgcaggcagccatgacacagaattctgggcatgcaacgcatttcagcaaacacatggtgggccaaatgtcaaggTCTCTTTCTTCTTCCACATGTCTCTATCTTAAACAAACCCAGTTCTAAGctattccttgccatgtcctctatccaatgagaccagtatcactgattttggacatgtattgatcgagatagagaggctcaaagtaccaccctcgccGAGTCACGTTCTGGCCATACGCATGTGACAGCAagctgctgggcgtgtgcagtggtatttgcatgaattcaaggctatttttctcatacttccaagccttatcttgagatattttcaacaccaatcttgttctatcccatgccctctttgatatgacaccattcttgcatcatttaACAGCCCATGGTTcgagatataagtgttcaaagtaAGCACCACAGCATGAAGAAAAAAGAGTAAAACAACACACAATTGCACTACACACacattaaagtcccacattggaaaaatgaaaaaagtgtgctgcaagtcccacattggaaaaatgagaAAGAGGTATTGCAAACTAgtccaagtcccacattcaaggattGTGAATCACAAACCAATGGTTGGCCATATAAATAGAAACTCACACTTCATTCTCACtcacttccactcttcactatatcactatactctctctctctcctctctctctcctctctctctctctctctctccctctctctctctctctcctctctctctctctcccccctctctctctctctctctctctctctctctctctctctctctctttccctCTCTCACACTCATCTCCGAGCTCCACTCTTCACCACCACAATTTCGGATTCAAGAAGCACCATTGGTTTCATCTCACCCGCATATTGAAGGAACTTTGAGGCTCTCTCTACAGCTTAGTCCAAGACTCTTCCACAAGTAAGGTTCATAAACCTCTTTGCATATCATGTAGCAAGCTTATGCATATTGTATCTGAACATTAGGAGCCTTGAATGATCATCTCTGTTGGTGCATAATGTTGATTCTCTGGATGTTTGAAATGTGTACTTGAACTATGCATAGAGTAGGAATTAATTTGATGCCATTAGtgtttgttttgatgaagtttTCACTAGCTAAGGTTTAAGAATCTCCTCGGTTTGCTTGATAGAGCGCGTATTACTAAAAACCGATTGCATTTTTGAAATCGGCACGAAAAATCGAGTGGGAGAGTGGTTCTCTTTTTTAATTCTGGGCTGTCTAAAAATCTCCGGCGTGGTGAGGCCGCCGGAGAAGACGGCGGTGTGGTGGCCGACCGGCGCGCATGGAATTCCGTCCCCATGCAGAGGGAACGCGTGGCGACATTCGGTTCGCTGCTTTTCCAAAGTTCTGGGCGCAGCATTTAATGGGGTAGGGGGGAGGGACGCGTGTCCAAGCGGTACTGgctgggttttttttttttgtcacttAGTTCATTTAAAAGCTGTATGACCAATTGATGCAGTCTGTATGCCATGCATGTCACGTTTCAGTAAAAGAAATAAATGAAAATGAGACAAAATGAAATGAGGGAAGAGGAGATTGCATTGGGCCGCGAATCCTGGGCTCTATCACCTCTCTGGATTACACCCCCGTTCTTGCTAACGCACACCACCTGCTTTTGGACTGGGCCTGAGTGCCCACGCTTTTTCCACCCCTTTGCCGGCCCAGTGTGGTTTTTAACTGTTTCTTTAGTTCATTTTAAAATTACTTGTGCACCCCCTTGCtgttaacaaaaaaacaaataataaaaatgggTTTTCCCTTTTATGCTTTTAAATCTTTTGCAATTAAAAattctttttcttaaataaattgaCAAAAAACATTTCTCTTCCAATTAGAGTTTTTagaattctttttttctttaattaattttaattgttgtttccttgaattttgattggttggtAAACCATAGCATATAAATAGTTGTTTCTTTGATAATTCAAAAAATAGCTTCTCACATGAATAAAATACATTTGCTTGTAAATATTTTCACAAATAGtttagatttaattttctttctttctgtgtgaatattttccatataTGTGAATTGTCTAAAATGCCCTTGGTCTTTAATATCACTTTAATCCTTTTGATTGCTTTTTCCTCCCCATTTTCCCTTAGAATAATCAATAACATAGAATGTAGTTATTAGGgctagttcccttttgcattttctctttttttcttttacaaccactaaaacatctaataaatacttgaataaaatccccttaaaaaacaccaaccaaaaacacttcaaaaaacctaataaatgttcagacttaaaacaaaagtgaggaagtgatgcgagaccttgtagtaggttctcgtcatcatggaattaccctaaaagacacaaaccaatcatttcttttcttttgcctgcttggcacctaagggcatcgttatctccgctCTACTGCATcttaggtcgatcccttatgcaagagcgtgagcgttaactccgcccaactaaaaaacacaaaaacaaacagaaaatcgtgagccgagctacggtaactctgattcctgaaaaggatacgtaggcagcggggtagggcccgtgcgagtataattctttattttccctacattctgcattcatttcgcatgtagacatagacatagtacacaccctttagatagaaacaaacataggtggataccatcgagtacgatgggcgcgaggggtgctaataccttcccctcgcgtaaccgactcccgtaccttgattctctggtcgcaagaccctgttccttcctttgttaggttttctgatattcctttcccttatgggataaatatattggtggcgactctgttcatttttcgcgagcgtgcgacagaacCCTTACAGACATCTATTTCTTGTTTACAAAGTCAAAAACATATTAAATGTGTACAACAATAGCTTCTACGTGGTAGAAAATGAGAATTATTGGCCtactttgtaacacccttctaaacctctGCGACAATTATTATAAtgttcagagtaaacatgaaacaaggatgtcacaattcaaaataacCAATTATCAaaatcgattgtcatgcttcacgAGGAACGAAATACCaatattaataaatcatgttCAACACATCGAAATTAATTTAAAACGGAATAGCATAAACTTCATCGATGCATAAATGACACCGACGTAACTAACagactagcctataagctatccttACCAAGCTCAATAGCCgctactcttcaatctgaaaaatgtcaacagtaagggtgagacatattcacaattaacaaatgttatgagttcataaacaatcaaccaaatcACCGTAAAATAACACCTAAAATCTTCTAATTATGTTATAACAACATGTATCCAGAGGGTGTGTAACACTAATAGGAACAACCTTTGAATATCTTCTTTtgtttgaatctaaaccacattacaacctgcttacggtgatttccggtaaacaaccgctagtcctccaaactataaatatatactttggttactcgcaggatcgactagattgatcctaggacatagtcaaacagtTGTCTTTTGAGATAACTTGTTTCATGTTTGTTGGTCTTTTGCGTCGAAACTCGGTTATAGTATGAACATGTAAgtaacttgcgaaataaactaacaaagaaTATACACAACAGAAACATAAACTGGTTATAAATGTAAGAAAAAGGACTTTGACGAAATGATGAAGGAATGTAACTTTTAGAAACGTAAAGTacaggaatgtaaagtgcaataatgtaaagtgcagaaTATCAATCGAAGAACATTAAGAAACTTAAACTACAAGAAAACTATACGAAAAAGTAAAGGAAACTTAAAGATACTTTGATTCTGTAagtagaaatacaaacatattaaatgtgtggtgtcatacgtacatttctcagcgaactctttctcttaacacttgatacttgagtgatttgtgagtgatttatacaaaatgaacacaccggatcctgatactaagacccttatttatactaattcgaccctaacggtcctacgctaacgaaatgccacgttgctcacatgcatacgttTCGAatcctggggcgccatctgtccttgttcggttacacggaatatttcgaaattcaaatcctcccgcctgaatcctctttcgatacgtggcaacgtgatttTTAACGAGAATGCAGCAAAATACACTAAGATTCAGTACTCTTCGTATTTCAAAAAACGCTTAAGTCTCAAAGACGATCTATCTCGATTTAGCTTCGATTCCAGTCgtcttcatcataaataacatcctCGGACATGGCCATTTAAAAGCCACTTATTCTCGGGAATGGCTGTCAGAAGCCATTTTTTCTTCGAACTCTAACTCTTCAAGAGTCattttcttcaatcgaaatctccagctaacaaattgcccccaataaatgtctgtttcgacaaacaagagaaataggcatttcttgtcatgatgagattttgTTTTACTCGtatttttagagttccaagacatttgattaacgtcataatcatttatgacttatcttttaaaaggtcttgtcattttcaaaaacgtctcttcaaaaCATGCATCCCCACGTTATGCCATCAATTGTAATCATTGctcctagatactaggagtaaggctaatagtTGTTCGACTGCCGTTAGATTAAATCATCTCTCGGCGCGTGTCCTTTTGACCTTTAATCAAAAGATTTGAAAAATTTCttactaaacctttaaatacttaagCTTTAGCCTTCAGGGTTTTCACTTTATCACACAACTTTGTGCTTCATTCTTCTGcgataaaacacacaaaaacccTTTTTTGGTTTCTAACCTAATTCTTGAAGCAACTTCATCCATGGCGTCTTCTATCATCCAAACCTCCACATCAGGAActtcaaatgctctccaaccAGTTCAACAGCTTCAACACCCTACACAAGTAGGCAACTAACAACACGTTCCAGACCCAAACTTAGCAGAAACTTgcgccatttacgcttctcaggtaatcatccctttcaCTCTTTCTGGAATAattcatgctttcatgggtcctttacctggagATAGTAGTTCTTCTCTGGGTAAatttctttcctgcttattataagactaggccctTGGTTAGCAAGAACCAAATAGACAAAGAGGGTAACTTAATCTTAGCTGAAACTGCCAATGTAGATGATGCTTCGACTGAAGCCACCATAgctttagagaaaattaggttaaattatgcGACCAACTTCCTCaaagtgtttagatcaatccccttagcaaaggatcctgaactgtattatgcTTGGTTGACTAAGGTAGAAAACAAAAAGGCCTCATTctggaaagaattagggatttatgacctaattcatttatccaaaacaggtttagaatacaaccaaaccatgttagtagcatcagtatacttttgggatgcttctcacaatacctttcaccttcctTGCGGAATGATTACCCCAACTCTCTTCGACATAGCCGCTATCACAAGGCTTCGATCAACTGGGGAAGTTTTCGATCCCAACTACATGGATACTGATACCATCCAATTTAATGAAATCAAAGCCACTTACACTGCTTTTATCCAGAAACATCATGACCAAACGACTACTGAGGTCACAAATGAAGAACATATTACATTTCtggcactctggctttcgagatgcgttttTTATTCTCGATCTCTCCAAGtggcaaagagatacctttgtatggctaaccaAATAAATGCTGGAAAGAAGTTAAATTTAAGCCAATTAATCTTAGGGTTCCTTTatgaaaatcttggcgaagcaACAGATCTCGTCAAAGACTACAAATCAGGATCTCTTCTCTTCGCTGGACCCTTCTGGCTACTACAGCTATGGCTCAACGCCACCTTTGAAACTTATCTCCCACACAAAGGCATTGTGGATGAAGAAGATATGACAATCCGGAATCGAACAGTCGAAGGGACTAGACTAGCCCACCTAACTCCCAAAGAAGAACCAAGAAAGCTTCGTGAGACTTTTTAAGCgtacatgatgatgttcgctaaacgttatcagTTTAGTCCTTCTATGGCTCCATTCGTGAAAAGAGAAGTAGGCCCTGAATGGTTCACAAGAAAATTTCCTGCAACTTCTCcagatcaacaagctgaatccatGATTATCTGGGAGGCTTTTCTGACACCCAAACTGTTGTATCATCGATTACGGTCCCCAAAGAGCCATTGTTATCTCCTTTGTTACCAACCAAATCTTGTatcaagacaatttgggttggttcaactcaaaccaaaatgcATGTACGAGAAGAGAAATCATATGTGTCTGCACACCATGcatttatctgaagaagactacgagtctaaaatctccaaatatgtcaGCATCACAACCCTCTCTCCCATCTCCTTCGAGCCTGCTttctattctaccatagatttccatcaatggtggacagagtattataccaagcaaatcttcgatgctgaaagccttttgcaagaactaactgaagcttttgctgatgtgcaggcgaacttcaaaaaggtacttcgactcatattaaagaaattcaagcctttaaaaaattctttgaaactatctataggcctgatgaccttagtcggaccgttcgtgaagctgcggtcactttgCGTGAAAAATTTTCTACTAAACTGGATAAActgaaattgcccacgtatgttcgacctgaacaacgttatgaagtggctttcaaacttcatcctccaaaattccctccactacccagtgctgattttggtgtggctctaagtcctccttttccagactggtttgtgtgtgggaatgtcccAAAAATCCTTTGCGAACAATCCAAAAAATGCGCTGAatgagtggttccgactaagcataccttggataatttcaaggGACATCTCCATATAAGCCTTGATCACGTTCGtgttttgactccaatacctgaaggttggggcttGGACAACCCTTCGATTAACATTCTTTCCTTACCTATATACTGACCTCTATTCTGTTCAGAACTGTAGGTCGAAACAAAATTATTAAGGAGGCAGCTGCACAGAAGAATGCTGAAGCTTCGAGAAGCAACAAagcaagtgggagtgattctgtcaccactggcaagaaaccaACGGTATATATATTCTCACATTTTAACTTGTGCGTTTATTCTGAACATTGTTCACTTTTCTTAGTATGAATATTCTCAGAGCTCTAAACCTCCACCAACTCTGAAACGGAAGCCCTCGAACAGTAGTGTTTCAAATGATGAAGACAAGTCTCCCCCTCATACCAGACAAGCTCCGAAGAAAAGACAAAAGACCACTATTTCTTCAGCTAAAGAAAAAGGGTATGGGACTTCAAAGCCCACCTCCTCAAGTGATAAAGTTACCTCTGATGAACAAATTTTGAAAACCAATAGTAACATCCCAGTTGTCGAAAGTCACAATTCGAGTCCAGATAACGTCCCTCCCAAGGTATCAAATCTTGGACTTCAATAATCCATTATGCTTAACTTTTCATGCTAAGTTTACATTTTACCTTGCGTTTGTAGGAAGATATAGGCACAACTACTTCTGATTTCAAAGCTTCAAATCTCAATCTTGACCTTGACAACCCCCAAGGTATACCTTTACATGCTTTGAATCTGTCAATAACTTTCCGTAGCTTTTATCTTAAGATTCCTTGCTTTTTTGTAACAGGTGTCCCTCAACAAAAGTCTCCCAGCCTTTTTCCAGTTCTTGAGACTGATGAACCTAGTAACAAGGCTGCTTCCCCTGAGCGTTCTGAAGATACTCATTGAATGATGGATCTCCCGTTATCAATCAAGGCGAAGACATGGAGGATCCTCCTCAACATTCTAACACTGGTGAAGTATATGAACAGTCTACGAGGAGTGAGGATACTAACCTTGGGCACACAACTATGGACGAATTCTCTAGTTTCCATAAATCAGGAAATGTTGAAACTTCGACCTTTGGTACTCCTGTTACTCCAGCAACCACTTCGACCAAAGTTTCTTCTGAACTTACTCCAGCTGAATTAGAGCAACTCAAAAATACTGATCCTGTGAGCTTCCTTAAAGCCATGATGAATGCTAAAAATGTTTCGTCTATCATGATTGAGCCTTCTTCGAACATCTTGGTGGAAAGTGGTACGGGAAATGATATTCCAAACCTCCTTCGTCAGATAAagaaaaaattctttgaaacggACCTTATCGAAGTTCTGAGAAAAGACTCTACCAGTTGCTTTGGTTTGAACAATCttttaaagaaggtggatctactcTTGGTTTCTGACGAATTTTCACAAGTGATTGTTTCACTAAGGGTCCGTTTGAttcaacggaggggaggggaggggagggaatttaatcgaggggaggggaatggaggggaagggaggggagggaatctaactaaatatatgtttgattcaaagaaggggagggaggggaggggacggatttttaacaacaagtatgtttggttcacaaggggaggggagggattttaaaatcaatttacttttttatccttataaatattattatttgtacttagtaaaaataattctaaataacaatagtattgagtaaatttcaccaaataaaacttgttcattcataaaccataatataaccgtaaacaacaacaccattagttgaactatatatcttcaacgcaaatcaaattattatttgatcttatgattcatctaacccaataaaacaatttctacaattaaaaataaataaaataatattaaaatattaaaaaaattgaacaaataatattagagttaaaatttttatttataacataaatatattatatttacatattttgtatattattattattattattattattatcattaatagtataataaaaaaaatcttattaccatcctatattataaatattataaataagaattgatataagtataagtatgttaatattataaaataataacataatatcaaaaagggaacttcaataaaataaaaaggaaaaaaactcaCATGAGAGCAATAAGTAACCGCACACTAGAAAAAAGTGAaataatacaaagaaaaaatctaatctttaataattcaataaggacaattttggaattaaaaaaataattgaggttaaaatagggaaaataataaaattatgattacttaatcttccctcccctccaatTTCCTCCAATTTGGAGGAGAGCAAAAAGTGAGTctaggagggattttgctcccctcccctccccttattaaaaatgaaccaaacacatatttttataaatattagctcccctcccctcccctcccctccatctactcccaaccaaacggaccctaagtTCTCTGGTCGATCAACTTCAAGCTCATAACCTTCAAAAGCGAGATGTTGACCAAAAACTCAGCACGAAAgtaacttctcatagttcttcgtggaaagctgcCAGTGAATCAAATGCTAGAGTTGGTGCTCTCGAACTTGAGCACGCAAAGCGTCAAAAGGAGTATGAAACCTGTGGGGCGGACATCAAATCTTGGGAGCAAGAAATTGAATGTCTCGAAGAGAAAATCAAAGCTGCCAAGTCTCGCCTAGAAGAGATCAAACAATCTAAGCAAAACGAATTGGACGAAGTGGTGCAAGCGGGGATTCAACACCTCGAAACGACTCAGAGATTGGTACCagaaatcgaaaagctgaagaagcaacaAGCCATAATCGAATGCCGCTTGTCTTTATGGGCCTCTCAATACTCCAAAATGAAGCATAATCTCCCTGCTGACTTTAGTTAGTCATAATAATCCTTGTAAtgttgttgtttttcttttgtacTTGTTCCGCCTTTTTGTAATCAGACTGGTTAATGAATATATGTATGATTTGTCTTTTAACTATCCATATATTCTACCATGCAATATcacaaataatattttaacaattcttaaatTGTCAAAATCTATTTTTTCAACTATCATGATGACCTCGATAGTGTATACACGCGACATAATTACCTTTCGTAGCCACTTAGTTTTTGATTTGACGTTTCTACTCCACTAGCCGTAACAGTCATTAAATAATGACATCACTTTTTAAAAACGTCTAattaagacgtgcgtgtatcaatttctaaaatgattacacttcaacttccaaggctaAAAACGGAGGACTCCATACCTTCCCTCGGGGAAACCACACGCGGTCCAATCAAAATTCAAAGCGTAACCACTCTTCAAGACCAACATTTTCTATATAAACCTTACCATTTTTGTTGTTTCCTCATCCTTTTCCATATTTTCATCAAAACTTCCTCTTTCTTATACTTTATTGCAACCATGACACCTCTATCTTATAACAATATCATATCTGCTATCCAGAAAGAGTTCAAACCTTCTGCCAAAGAGTTCGATCAAAACAACATTAATGTTGATGAACTTTTCGCCTCTCAAAACTTACAGGTTTACCAAGGAATCTTGGAAGGatctgtttatccaaacatgttggctgatttctggatgtttgcatccCTCCGGATGGATTCAGAAGGAAAAACCACCATTGTTTCTCAGGTCCGTGGATCTCGCATTACCATCTCTCCAACACTTAATCTCTGAAGTGATGAGATGTGAGAACTCTAGCCTTGTTTTTGTTGACAACTCTTTTACCATGAGTACTTCTGCCGTCTTATCGAGTATCTTCGCCAACAATCCCTTCAGCGCTCTCCTCtgcaggatttggcatcaacttctagtgggcaactttcgtccacgaaaAGAAGATTAGGAAAGCATTATCGTGGAGGATTTGGAGTTCATGCTCTGTGCTCTCCAGAAAAAGAAAACCAACATACcactgatgattttcaaacatcTTGCCGAAGTCGTCGCTGTTGCTGCCTCTCGCCAAGGCAAACCTTCTTGTCTTCCCTATGGAAGATTGCTGTCACATATGTTTGTTAAACAAGGGATAGTAAAACAGTTGCGCAAGGAAGGATCCCTTGATCCTTTTGAAGCGGAAAGTTTACCCCTGCTGAACTTAGAGGATTTGAAGAATAGGGTTAAATGAAGGATGCCGGAGACATTGTTGGAGGCATTGTTGGAGGCGCTGTGGGTCTTGGTTTTTATCTTTGCTATCCATACTTTTGAACACTTCTTTTAGTAGTAATTTTTGTAACTTTGGTTTGCATACCATGCAAACATCTTGACTGAATGTACCTCtaatcttgaaagtaatggaatATATTTTGACATTGTTTTTCTTCTTACTTTATATTCTTTAAGCCATGCATCAATATAAAGCCATTTTGGCTAATGTTTTACCATTTTGGCCCACGACGTCTATGTT
Protein-coding regions in this window:
- the LOC131630806 gene encoding uncharacterized protein LOC131630806 produces the protein MREIELEELYARGSTSQKRSRVTIDSKSAKSQEREIKEHYEVQLAELTKRLQIQTDIAKSEKARRKKADKLLMERQARIEGCYEEIRKLKGRVEEKGQSDTQAQEEARGWELRSRYLETMHFRKDLLIQEVVKRPTHAETKKLTVGRNKIIKEAAAQKNAEASRSNKASGSDSVTTGKKPTYEYSQSSKPPPTLKRKPSNSSVSNDEDKSPPHTRQAPKKRQKTTISSAKEKGYGTSKPTSSSDKVTSDEQILKTNSNIPVVESHNSSPDNVPPKEDIGTTTSDFKASNLNLDLDNPQGVPQQKSPSLFPVLETDEPSNKAASPERSEDTH